A single window of Dehalococcoidia bacterium DNA harbors:
- a CDS encoding virulence RhuM family protein codes for MEDDKPKSELILYQTEDGKTRIEVRLEGKTVWLSLSEMTELFQRDKSVISKHIKNIFEEGELKPEATVANYATVQQEGSRSVSRMIEYFNLDVIISVGYRVRSPRGTQFRIWATERLREFIIKGFTLNDDLLKQAGGGNYFEELLARIRDIRSSEKIFWRKVLDIYATSIDYDPNVDVSQQFFATVQNKMHWAAHGHTAAEIVAERADATLPTMGLTSWTGSRPRKSDVGVAKNYLKAEELDALNRIVTAYLEFAELQARNRRPMYMRDWITKLDDFLRLSDQEILTHAGKVSHEVALKKAEEQYEEFHAKQLAEPTEVEKHFLDAVKKIEQLNPGETKRKKRRKSE; via the coding sequence ATGGAAGACGATAAACCCAAGTCCGAGTTGATCCTTTATCAGACAGAGGATGGAAAGACGCGCATTGAGGTGCGGCTTGAGGGGAAGACGGTCTGGTTATCACTTAGTGAGATGACTGAACTGTTCCAGCGCGATAAATCGGTGATCTCCAAGCACATCAAGAACATCTTCGAAGAAGGAGAACTCAAACCGGAGGCAACTGTTGCAAACTATGCAACAGTTCAGCAAGAAGGAAGCCGCAGTGTTTCCCGGATGATTGAATACTTCAACCTCGATGTCATAATATCCGTCGGATATCGTGTCCGGTCGCCGCGGGGCACGCAGTTTCGTATCTGGGCCACCGAGCGGTTGCGCGAGTTTATCATCAAGGGTTTCACGCTCAATGACGATCTTCTCAAACAAGCTGGCGGAGGCAACTACTTTGAGGAACTGCTGGCGCGTATCCGGGATATCCGCTCTTCGGAAAAGATATTCTGGCGCAAAGTGCTCGATATCTATGCCACCAGCATCGACTATGACCCAAACGTCGATGTCTCCCAGCAGTTTTTTGCCACGGTGCAGAACAAGATGCATTGGGCAGCCCACGGGCATACCGCGGCAGAGATCGTCGCTGAGCGGGCGGATGCGACGCTGCCCACTATGGGATTGACGAGTTGGACAGGCAGCCGTCCGCGCAAATCTGATGTGGGTGTGGCCAAAAATTACCTGAAGGCGGAAGAACTGGATGCGTTGAACCGGATTGTGACTGCCTACCTTGAATTTGCCGAGCTACAGGCACGCAACCGCAGGCCAATGTACATGCGAGATTGGATTACGAAGTTGGACGATTTTCTCCGCCTGAGCGATCAGGAGATACTCACCCACGCGGGCAAGGTCAGCCATGAAGTCGCCCTCAAAAAAGCCGAAGAACAATACGAAGAGTTCCATGCCAAGCAATTGGCAGAGCCCACTGAAGTTGAGAAACACTTTCTGGATGCGGT